From a region of the Gordonia sp. PP30 genome:
- a CDS encoding ammonium transporter: MNPVLGTPNGADTAWLLAAFALVLLMTPGLALFYGGMVRSKSVLNMMMMCLAAIPVVWVIWLLFGYSAAFGPDKAGLIGDPTAFAGLQHLFGGFAPDGSDTGKMPLVQHIPAMLFVAFEAGFAMVTVALIAGAVADRMRFGAWLTFSALWITLVYIPVAHWVFAAPGLTGAAHGGWIVSKLHAIDFAGGTAVEINSGASALVMALLLGRRVGWPSDPMRPHNLPFVMLGAGLLWFGWFGFNAGSTLAANGSAALIAANTLGSGAVAMVAWLVVERVRHGKPTSFGAASGVVAGLVAITPACGSVTPIGAMAVGAAAGVASSFAIELKYRWRYDDSLDVVGVHLVSGVVGTLMIGLVASRSTPTGVDGLLYGGGFDQLWRQVVAVLTVLLYAMTVTVIVGFVLNRLIGLRAHAHHEAEGLDDSLHAESAYDFHVDRGRRIPGLGG, translated from the coding sequence GTGAATCCGGTCCTCGGAACGCCGAACGGCGCCGACACGGCATGGCTGCTGGCGGCCTTCGCGCTGGTGCTGTTGATGACGCCCGGCCTGGCCCTCTTCTACGGCGGCATGGTGCGCAGCAAGAGCGTGCTGAACATGATGATGATGTGCCTGGCGGCGATCCCGGTGGTCTGGGTGATCTGGTTGCTGTTCGGCTACTCGGCGGCGTTCGGGCCGGACAAGGCGGGTCTGATCGGCGACCCGACGGCGTTCGCGGGGTTACAGCATCTGTTCGGCGGTTTCGCCCCGGACGGCTCGGACACCGGCAAGATGCCGCTGGTCCAGCACATTCCAGCGATGCTGTTCGTCGCTTTCGAGGCCGGTTTCGCGATGGTCACCGTCGCGCTCATCGCGGGCGCCGTGGCCGACCGCATGCGATTCGGGGCGTGGCTGACGTTCTCCGCACTGTGGATCACGCTGGTCTACATCCCGGTGGCGCACTGGGTCTTCGCGGCGCCCGGACTGACCGGCGCGGCGCACGGCGGCTGGATCGTCTCCAAACTGCACGCCATCGACTTCGCCGGTGGCACGGCGGTCGAAATCAACTCCGGCGCTTCGGCTTTGGTGATGGCACTGCTGCTCGGCCGACGCGTCGGCTGGCCCAGCGATCCGATGCGTCCGCACAATCTGCCGTTCGTGATGCTCGGGGCCGGACTGCTCTGGTTCGGGTGGTTCGGCTTCAACGCCGGGTCGACGCTGGCCGCGAACGGCTCCGCGGCGCTGATCGCCGCCAACACGCTCGGTTCGGGCGCGGTGGCCATGGTGGCGTGGCTGGTCGTCGAGCGGGTGCGGCACGGCAAGCCGACGTCGTTCGGTGCGGCATCGGGTGTGGTCGCCGGTCTGGTCGCGATCACCCCGGCCTGTGGGTCGGTCACGCCGATCGGTGCGATGGCGGTCGGCGCCGCGGCCGGTGTGGCGAGTTCGTTCGCCATCGAGCTCAAGTACCGCTGGCGGTACGACGACTCGCTCGACGTGGTGGGTGTTCACCTGGTGTCCGGCGTGGTCGGCACCCTGATGATCGGCCTGGTGGCTAGCAGGTCGACCCCCACCGGCGTCGACGGCCTGCTGTACGGCGGTGGCTTCGACCAGCTGTGGCGGCAGGTGGTCGCGGTGCTGACCGTGCTGCTGTACGCGATGACCGTGACGGTCATCGTCGGATTCGTGCTCAACCGGTTGATCGGCCTGCGCGCGCACGCCCACCACGAGGCGGAAGGCCTCGACGACAGCTTGCACGCGGAGTCCGCCTACGACTTCCACGTCGACCGCGGCCGCCGGATCCCGGGCCTCGGCGGCTGA
- a CDS encoding nitroreductase family protein, producing the protein MHPLIAGRWSARGYDTSATIDDAELTSILDAGRWAPTWGRIQPVRLVVGRRGDDTFAALTATLNRGNASWAPASAAFILVCTTDEPDDPAKHEYGAVDAGLALGQMIIQAVSLGYNAHPMAGFSKAAAIEAFGIPKGVRPMVLLAIGRLADDPDTLTPEIRERDAWPRERLPLKEIAFSGHWGTPFA; encoded by the coding sequence ATGCATCCCTTGATCGCCGGCCGCTGGAGCGCGCGCGGCTACGACACCTCCGCCACCATCGACGACGCCGAACTGACCTCGATCCTGGACGCCGGCCGCTGGGCGCCGACCTGGGGCCGGATCCAGCCGGTGCGCCTGGTGGTCGGCCGCCGCGGCGACGACACCTTCGCCGCGCTGACCGCGACACTCAACCGCGGCAATGCGAGCTGGGCGCCGGCGTCGGCCGCCTTCATCCTGGTGTGCACCACCGACGAGCCCGACGACCCGGCCAAGCACGAGTACGGCGCGGTCGACGCCGGTCTCGCCCTGGGCCAGATGATCATCCAGGCGGTGTCGCTCGGCTACAACGCGCACCCGATGGCCGGATTCAGCAAGGCCGCCGCGATCGAGGCCTTCGGCATCCCGAAGGGAGTCCGGCCGATGGTGCTGCTCGCGATCGGACGACTGGCCGACGACCCGGACACGCTCACGCCGGAGATCCGGGAGCGCGACGCCTGGCCGCGAGAGCGCCTGCCGCTCAAAGAGATCGCTTTCTCCGGACATTGGGGCACGCCGTTCGCGTGA
- the leuA gene encoding 2-isopropylmalate synthase: MSPADAFTSGPSRIVAPSGPIPAGQPSYNPQRNSAMPVHRYRSFADEVEKIALPDRTWPDKVIERAPLWCAVDLRDGNQALIDPMSPARKRRMFDLLVRMGYKEIEVGFPSASQTDFDFIREIIDDDAIPADVTIQVLTQCRPELIERTYEACNGAPNVIVHFYNSTSILQRRVVFRAEKSAITKIATDAATLCLATEKKYPDTNWRYEYSPESYTGTELTYAKEVCDAVSEIIAPTPDKPLIINLPATVEMTTPNVYADSIEWMSRNLARRESIILSLHPHNDRGEGVAAAELGYLAGADRIEGCLFGNGERTGNVDLVTLGMNLFSRGVDPQINFSDIDEIRRTVEYCNQLNVPERHPYGGDLVFTAFSGSHQDAINKGLDQMKYDADAQDKDVEDIIWAVPYLPIDPKDVGRNYEAVIRVNSQSGKGGVAYIMKADHGMDLPRRLQIEFSREIQKITDGEGGEVNPKEMWDVFAQEYLEPITPLERMRQKVDAAEEDGGEDSITAIVKVDGVEREIAGSGNGPLAAFVDALGTVGFDVRVLDYSEHALTAGGDANAACYVETEINGETVWGVGVASSITTASLRAVVSAVNRAHRVAGEHEAEEAAEGARTWAP, from the coding sequence ATGTCCCCCGCAGACGCTTTCACCTCCGGACCCAGCCGTATCGTCGCCCCCAGCGGACCGATTCCGGCCGGCCAGCCGTCGTACAACCCGCAGCGCAACTCCGCGATGCCGGTACACCGCTACCGCAGCTTCGCCGACGAGGTCGAGAAGATCGCCCTGCCCGACCGCACCTGGCCCGACAAGGTGATCGAGCGCGCCCCGCTCTGGTGCGCCGTGGACCTGCGCGACGGCAATCAGGCGCTGATCGACCCGATGAGCCCCGCCCGCAAGCGCCGCATGTTCGACCTGCTGGTCCGCATGGGCTACAAGGAGATCGAGGTCGGTTTCCCATCTGCGAGCCAGACCGATTTCGACTTCATCCGCGAGATCATCGACGACGACGCCATCCCGGCGGACGTCACCATCCAGGTGCTGACCCAGTGCCGCCCGGAGCTGATCGAGCGCACCTACGAGGCGTGCAACGGCGCACCGAACGTGATCGTGCACTTCTACAACTCGACGTCGATCCTGCAGCGGCGCGTCGTCTTCCGCGCCGAGAAGTCGGCGATCACCAAGATCGCCACCGACGCCGCAACGCTGTGCCTGGCGACCGAGAAGAAGTACCCCGACACCAACTGGCGCTACGAGTACTCCCCGGAGAGCTACACCGGCACCGAGCTGACCTACGCCAAGGAGGTCTGCGACGCCGTCTCCGAGATCATCGCGCCGACCCCCGACAAGCCGCTGATCATCAACCTGCCGGCGACGGTCGAGATGACCACCCCCAACGTGTACGCCGACTCGATCGAGTGGATGAGCCGTAACCTGGCCCGCCGCGAGTCGATCATCCTCAGCCTGCACCCGCACAACGATCGTGGCGAGGGCGTCGCGGCCGCCGAACTGGGCTACCTGGCCGGCGCCGACCGCATCGAGGGCTGCCTGTTCGGCAACGGTGAGCGCACCGGCAACGTCGACCTGGTGACCCTGGGCATGAACCTGTTCTCCCGCGGCGTCGACCCGCAGATCAACTTCTCCGACATCGACGAGATCCGCCGCACGGTGGAGTACTGCAACCAGCTGAACGTCCCCGAGCGCCACCCGTACGGCGGCGACCTGGTGTTCACCGCCTTCTCCGGCAGTCACCAGGACGCGATCAACAAGGGCCTGGACCAGATGAAGTACGACGCCGACGCGCAGGACAAGGACGTCGAGGACATCATCTGGGCCGTCCCCTACCTGCCGATCGACCCCAAGGACGTCGGCCGCAACTACGAGGCCGTGATCCGCGTCAACAGCCAGTCCGGCAAGGGCGGCGTCGCGTACATCATGAAGGCCGACCACGGCATGGACCTGCCGCGGCGCCTGCAGATCGAGTTCAGCCGCGAGATCCAGAAGATCACCGACGGCGAGGGCGGCGAGGTCAACCCCAAGGAGATGTGGGACGTCTTCGCGCAGGAGTACCTGGAGCCGATTACCCCGCTGGAGCGGATGCGCCAGAAGGTCGACGCGGCCGAAGAAGACGGCGGCGAGGACTCGATCACCGCGATCGTTAAGGTCGACGGCGTCGAGCGCGAGATCGCCGGCAGCGGCAACGGCCCGCTGGCCGCCTTCGTCGACGCGCTGGGCACCGTCGGGTTCGACGTCCGCGTGCTCGACTACTCCGAGCACGCGCTGACCGCCGGCGGCGACGCCAACGCGGCCTGCTATGTGGAGACCGAGATCAACGGTGAGACCGTCTGGGGAGTCGGCGTCGCGTCATCGATCACCACCGCGAGCCTGCGGGCAGTCGTCTCGGCGGTGAACCGGGCGCATCGCGTCGCCGGTGAGCACGAGGCGGAGGAAGCGGCCGAGGGCGCGCGGACCTGGGCGCCGTAG